GCGGCGAATGGATACGACGTCTTCCGCTGGCTGAGCACCGTGGGAATCGACATCCACTGACTGCGACGTCGCTGCTAGTCGGTGGACTCCGCGCCGTCAACCGCTGATGCGGTCGGTCTGGTGATCCACCGACCAACAGCAATATCCACGTTGGCAATCCGTAACGGAAAAGAAGCAGTCAGCATGGTCACAAATCGCGCCCATCCCGCTACGCTCTGGTTTTGTGGGCGCCATTATCACTCCGCAATTGGTCGATGTGGTCGACACGATCACCTCGGTCCGTAGCTATTCCTCGGGTACTCGCCGACGTCTCACCGCCTGTTCTGTCGAACGGTGGGGACTTCGGATGGAGTACCTCACTCCGGAGGACCCGTTCGCGGGCTCCGAGGTGACCTGGATCCTGGCCGAGTTCGGTTTACGACTGGTGCATCAGCGCCCGCGTTCCCGACACGGCCGCAGCGGTCCCAGTGTCCTGACCGCGGTCCGCGTCGAGCGCGATCACCGGTTCTGGCAGACCACGGATCTGTTACTCGGCCTCGCCGTGCCGGGCGGCACGAGCGCCAGGATCGTCCGATCCGAGGAGTTCGCGGCGGCAGTGGCAGGCCGGGTGCTCCCGCCCCGGGACGCCGATCTCGCATTGCGGACCGTTCACCGGACGCTGGAGGAGGTCAGCATGCAGCGCCACGATCTCTCCCGCTGGTTGTTGTCCTCGGGCATCTTCGAGAGCTGGCCGCCCCGCTGAGCCTGACCGCACCGGAATCGTCGCGGCCCTCGCGCGCCCGCCGCGACGGTCGTCGATGTCCGCAGCACGCCCCGGCCCGGGTGGGTGCTAGCTACCCGCCGAACCGGCGACCACCACGTAGAGATCGGCAGGCGCCCCCGGGTCGGCCGATCGGTGCAGCCGCGCACCGGACACCTCGGATTCCGAGGGTTCGGCGGTGTCCGGTTCCCGTGTCACCGGTGGGAACCCCGCCGAGGACAACGGCGCCGTGAGGTTCTCGGCTGCCTCCGCCGAGACAACGGTGAGCATGAGTTCCAGGACATCCGGAGCCGCCACCCCCGGCACCGAGGTGGCGCCGACGTGCTCGATCGCGACGATCTGCTCGTCGTATCCGCCCAGTTCGCTGCGCAGCCTGGCGATCAACCGGCCTGCCCGGACCGCCCGGTTCGGATCGAAGCCGGTGGCCGCCGAGCGAGCTGTCATCGCGGGTGTGTTCGTTCGAAGGTTGTGCGCGAAGGGTTCGATCCGGCTCGTCCACAGCAAATCCACGGCGGCCCGCGTCTGCGAGGTCGACCCGTCGTTGTCCAACCAGACGTCTGCGGCCGCCCGGCGGGCCGCCTCGGTCGCCTGACTGGCGATCCGCGCCCGTACCGCTTCCTCCGTCATGGCCCGGTCTCGACGAAGACGCTGCACTCGCACCGCCTCGTCTGCGTGGACCACCACCACCAGGTGATAGCCGGCGGCGAGCCCGTTCTCCACCAACAGCGGCACGTCATGCACGACGATGGCATCGGGTGCCGCCTGCGCCAACAACTCGGCGGTGCGGGCCGCGACCCTCGGATGCACGATCTCGTTGAGCCGGGCCCGCGCGGCCGCATCGGCGAAGACCAGCTCCCCCATGGCAGGCCGGTCGAGGGTGCCCTCGGCGGTGAGCATCCGGTCCCCGAATGCCGTGACGATCTCGGCGAGCCCGTCGGTTCCGGGCGCCACGACCTCCCTGGCCAAGCGGTCGGCGTCGACGATCACCGCCCCGAGTTCCGCCAGTCGCTTCGCGACGGTGGACTTGCCCGCCCCGATTCCTCCGGTCAGCCCGATGCGCAGCACGCGATCATCTTGCCGGCCCGGCGTATCCGGTGCCGGTCCGCCTCACGACGGACCGGCACGGCAGGCACGGTCTACCAGCCGGTCAGCTCGTAGATCTCGGTCTCCAGGAACGGCGCCATGGTGCGCATATACGTGGCGCCGATGTGGTTGTGATCCAGGTACACCAGCACGTTGCCGATCGCGGGCGGGCACTCGTCCTCGGTGCAGATGTAGTCGCTGAAGTCGAGGAACGAGACGTTGGCCGGCACATCGGGGATCAACT
This Actinoalloteichus hymeniacidonis DNA region includes the following protein-coding sequences:
- the coaE gene encoding dephospho-CoA kinase; its protein translation is MLRIGLTGGIGAGKSTVAKRLAELGAVIVDADRLAREVVAPGTDGLAEIVTAFGDRMLTAEGTLDRPAMGELVFADAAARARLNEIVHPRVAARTAELLAQAAPDAIVVHDVPLLVENGLAAGYHLVVVVHADEAVRVQRLRRDRAMTEEAVRARIASQATEAARRAAADVWLDNDGSTSQTRAAVDLLWTSRIEPFAHNLRTNTPAMTARSAATGFDPNRAVRAGRLIARLRSELGGYDEQIVAIEHVGATSVPGVAAPDVLELMLTVVSAEAAENLTAPLSSAGFPPVTREPDTAEPSESEVSGARLHRSADPGAPADLYVVVAGSAGS
- a CDS encoding DUF402 domain-containing protein; amino-acid sequence: MGAIITPQLVDVVDTITSVRSYSSGTRRRLTACSVERWGLRMEYLTPEDPFAGSEVTWILAEFGLRLVHQRPRSRHGRSGPSVLTAVRVERDHRFWQTTDLLLGLAVPGGTSARIVRSEEFAAAVAGRVLPPRDADLALRTVHRTLEEVSMQRHDLSRWLLSSGIFESWPPR